The Osmerus eperlanus unplaced genomic scaffold, fOsmEpe2.1 SCAFFOLD_497, whole genome shotgun sequence genome includes a region encoding these proteins:
- the LOC134016106 gene encoding LOW QUALITY PROTEIN: nuclear envelope pore membrane protein POM 121-like (The sequence of the model RefSeq protein was modified relative to this genomic sequence to represent the inferred CDS: inserted 1 base in 1 codon), whose product MKMRTNLVLCALAVLSMLDRAGSDAASTDLHGWMFILSPEGTVTLFSPSVAPSSSPSPFPSSSPSSSPFPSSSPSSSPSSSPSSSPSSSPSSSPFPSSPFPSSSPSSSPFPSSSPSSSPSSSPSSSPSSSPFPSSSPPPPLLPPPSPPPLPPSLPPSPXSSPSSSPFPSSSPSSSPSSSPSSSPSSSPSSSPIPSSSPSSSPFPSSSPSFTTTLPYTPSPSPPPLQGVTVCLRYIAEKIDYLNLFQLQIGSYFRLSLSRRGITDTLSLSGFRKKFYSYQPWTSSLISRWTSICVTWEASGGVAQVFRGSTSSVMKILRRTSMFSRGPAVLTVSGFEGQVCDIEVWDAPLSSDGIYYYMMDYNYHGNLLSWSDAGLSTSGPALLRNKSLQQPIRVKNPDAGPMREKGKSLKRGHGERMREGWRGGGRDGRSRERMRERL is encoded by the exons ATGAAGATGAGGACAAATCTCGTGCTGTGTGCGCTAGCGGTGCTGTCGATGTTAGACCGAGCGGGGTCAGACGCAGCTTCGACAG atctCCATGGTTGGATGTTCATTCTGTCTCCAGAAGGAACTGTCACTCTGTTCTCCCCCTCTgttgctccctcctcctccccctcccccttcccctcctcctctccctcctcctcccccttcccctcctcctctccctcctcctccccctcctcctctccttcctcctctccctcctcctctccctcctcctcccccttcccctcctcccccttcccctcctcctctccctcttcctcccccttcccctcctcctctccctcctcctccccctcctcctctccttcctcctctccatcttcctcccccttcccctcctcctctcctcctcctcctcttcttcctcccccttcccctcctcccctccctccttcactaccaccttccc cctcctctccctcctcctcccccttcccctcctcctctccctcctcctccccctcctcctctccttcctcctctccctcttcctctccctcttcctcccccatcccctcctcctctccctcctcctcccccttcccctcctcctctccctccttcactaccaccctcccctacaccccgtcaccctcccccccccctctacaagGTGTGACGGTGTGTTTGCGGTACATAGCCGAGAAAATAGATTACCTGAACCTGTTCCAACTCCAGATAGGCTCATATTTCAGACTATCTCTGTCCAGGCGGGGCATTACCGACACACTATCACTGTCCGGCTTCAGAAAGAAATTCTATTCCTATCAGCCATGGacctcatctctcatctctcgcTGGACCAGCATCTGTGTTACCTGGGAGGCCAGTGGGGGTGTGGCTCAGGTGTTTAGGGGAAGTACCAGCAGCGTCATGAAGATTCTGAGAAGAACG agtatGTTCAGCAGAGGCCCAGCAGTTCTGACTGTGTCAGGGTTCGAAGGTCAGGTCTGTGACATTGAGGTGTGGGacgcccctctctcttctgacGGCATCTACTACTACATGATGGATTACAATTACCATGGTAATCTGCTCAGCTGGTCTGATGCAGGCTTGTCCACCTCTGGCCCCGCCCTGCTGAGGAATAAATCCctccagcagccaatcagagtcaAGAACCCAGATGCTGGGCcaatgagagagaaggggaaaagtTTGAAGAGGGGGcatggggagaggatgagggagggctggagagggggaggaagagatggaaggagtagggagagaatgagggagagattgTGA